The following are encoded in a window of Deinococcus koreensis genomic DNA:
- a CDS encoding Gfo/Idh/MocA family protein: MTTPSIPQLNVGLIGGGFMGKAHSLAYAAMPMFFWPAPAIPVRHTIAEVSDELAAGAAARFGFQHSTGDWRRVIDDPNIHVVDIATPNNSHAEIAIAAAQAGKHILCEKPLAPTVEEAKAMYEAVKKAGVVNMVAFNYRRTPAVALAKKYIEEGRIGKVLSFRGTYLQDWSADPSGPLSWRFQKAVAGSGTLGDIGTHVVDLARYLVGEISAVNAMMHTYIKERPLQSGGADKLGASDKNASGPMGKVDVDDEVLTLLRFENGAVGSLEATRNAFGRNNYITFEIHGSEGTVFFNYERRDELQVFFASDPSDARGLRTVYTGPNHPYGDGLWPIPALGIGYGETKIIEAYDFFKAITGDGVVSPNFEDGYKTELIADAIVRSAQQKREVEVEAVLV; this comes from the coding sequence ATGACCACCCCCAGCATTCCCCAGCTCAACGTCGGCCTGATCGGCGGCGGCTTCATGGGCAAGGCCCATTCGCTGGCCTACGCCGCCATGCCCATGTTCTTCTGGCCTGCGCCCGCCATCCCTGTACGCCACACCATCGCGGAGGTCAGCGATGAGCTGGCTGCCGGCGCCGCCGCGCGCTTCGGCTTCCAGCATTCCACCGGCGACTGGCGGCGCGTGATCGACGACCCGAATATTCATGTGGTGGACATCGCCACGCCCAACAACTCGCACGCCGAGATTGCCATCGCGGCGGCGCAGGCCGGCAAGCACATCCTGTGCGAGAAGCCGCTGGCCCCCACGGTCGAGGAAGCCAAGGCGATGTACGAGGCCGTGAAGAAGGCCGGTGTGGTGAACATGGTGGCCTTCAACTACCGCCGCACGCCCGCCGTGGCCCTGGCGAAGAAGTACATCGAGGAGGGGCGCATTGGCAAGGTGCTCAGCTTCCGGGGCACCTACCTGCAAGACTGGTCGGCCGACCCTAGTGGCCCACTGTCGTGGCGCTTTCAGAAGGCCGTGGCCGGCTCCGGGACACTCGGGGACATCGGTACCCACGTTGTCGATCTGGCCCGCTATCTGGTGGGCGAAATCAGCGCGGTCAACGCGATGATGCACACCTACATCAAGGAGCGGCCCCTCCAGTCGGGCGGCGCCGACAAGCTGGGCGCCAGTGACAAAAATGCCAGCGGCCCCATGGGCAAGGTCGACGTGGACGATGAGGTGCTGACCCTGCTGAGATTCGAGAACGGCGCGGTCGGCTCACTGGAGGCCACCCGCAACGCTTTTGGTCGCAACAATTACATCACCTTCGAAATCCACGGCAGCGAGGGCACGGTGTTTTTCAATTACGAGCGCCGCGACGAGTTGCAGGTCTTCTTCGCCAGCGACCCCAGTGACGCCCGTGGCCTGCGCACGGTCTACACCGGCCCCAATCACCCCTACGGCGACGGACTGTGGCCCATCCCGGCGCTGGGCATCGGCTACGGCGAGACCAAGATCATCGAGGCGTATGACTTCTTCAAGGCCATCACGGGGGACGGTGTGGTCAGCCCCAACTTTGAGGATGGCTACAAGACCGAACTGATTGCGGACGCGATCGTTCGTTCGGCCCAGCAGAAGCGCGAGGTCGAGGTCGAGGCCGTGCTGGTGTGA
- a CDS encoding sugar ABC transporter ATP-binding protein — MTGAATTFPNTTSAADFPPVQMRGINKGFNGVRVLEGVDFELRAGEVHALMGGNGAGKSTLMKILQGVYQPDSGEILVNGQSVHLPSPSQAEAHGIAMIFQEFSLIPTLTAAQNIFLNREPRGALGALNDREAVRKSREIFREMGVNIDPTRTVSGLSTGEWQLTEIAKALSKNAKVLIMDEPTAALSATEVATLFRLVEGLKARGIAIVYITHRMDEVFEVGDRITVMRDGNSVLSAPTRGLRIEDVIEHIVGRRMEGVLDYQHRDVKRDGAPLLEVQELQAAGLSGVTLQVHPGEVVGLAGLMGSGRTELAEALFGVRRVTGGRVSLSGRVVENRSPEAAIRNGFALVPEDRRVQGLVLDHSVYDNLMLPQLARFQGGGVMRDGPGKTYARELIEQLRIKTDGPDKKTRLLSGGNQQKIVLAKWLGNDPLVLILDEPTAGVDIGSKAEIIALIRSLADAGKGVIIISSEFQELLAVSDRVLLMQGGRITGELMRDQIGREEDLHHALQGFPQGGVTHDSIHPA; from the coding sequence ATGACAGGAGCAGCCACCACTTTCCCCAACACCACGTCCGCGGCGGACTTCCCCCCTGTGCAGATGCGCGGCATCAACAAAGGCTTCAACGGCGTGCGTGTGCTCGAGGGCGTGGACTTTGAACTTCGCGCAGGCGAAGTCCACGCGCTGATGGGCGGAAATGGGGCGGGCAAGTCCACCCTGATGAAGATCCTGCAGGGCGTCTACCAGCCTGACAGCGGCGAGATTTTGGTGAACGGCCAGAGCGTGCATCTGCCCTCGCCGAGCCAGGCCGAGGCCCACGGCATCGCCATGATCTTTCAGGAATTCAGTCTGATCCCGACCCTCACCGCCGCACAGAACATCTTCCTGAACCGCGAGCCGCGCGGCGCGCTGGGCGCCCTGAACGACCGCGAAGCCGTGCGAAAATCCCGCGAGATCTTCCGCGAGATGGGCGTGAACATTGATCCCACTCGCACGGTCAGCGGGCTCTCGACGGGCGAGTGGCAGCTGACCGAGATCGCCAAGGCACTGTCGAAGAACGCGAAGGTGCTGATCATGGACGAGCCCACGGCGGCGCTGTCGGCCACTGAGGTCGCTACCCTCTTCCGGCTGGTTGAGGGGCTCAAGGCGCGCGGCATCGCCATCGTGTACATCACCCACCGGATGGACGAGGTCTTCGAGGTCGGTGACCGCATCACGGTGATGCGCGACGGCAACTCCGTGCTCAGCGCTCCGACCCGGGGTCTGCGGATCGAGGACGTCATCGAGCACATCGTGGGCCGCCGCATGGAGGGCGTGCTGGACTACCAGCACCGGGACGTGAAGCGGGACGGTGCACCGCTGCTGGAGGTGCAGGAACTACAGGCCGCTGGCCTGAGTGGCGTGACCCTGCAGGTGCATCCGGGTGAGGTGGTGGGACTTGCGGGCCTGATGGGATCCGGCCGCACTGAGCTGGCCGAGGCGCTGTTCGGTGTGCGCCGCGTCACCGGCGGCCGGGTGAGCCTGTCGGGCCGGGTTGTGGAGAACCGCAGCCCCGAGGCGGCCATCAGGAACGGCTTCGCGCTGGTGCCCGAAGACCGCCGTGTCCAGGGCCTGGTGCTCGACCACTCGGTCTACGACAACCTAATGCTGCCGCAACTGGCCCGCTTTCAGGGCGGCGGTGTGATGCGCGACGGCCCCGGCAAGACCTATGCCCGCGAACTGATCGAGCAACTCCGCATCAAGACCGACGGCCCGGATAAAAAGACGCGGCTGCTGTCGGGCGGCAACCAGCAGAAGATCGTGCTCGCCAAATGGCTGGGCAATGACCCCCTGGTGCTGATCCTCGATGAGCCGACCGCAGGCGTGGACATCGGCTCGAAGGCTGAGATCATCGCCCTGATCCGCTCTCTGGCCGACGCGGGCAAGGGCGTGATCATCATTTCGTCCGAATTCCAGGAGCTGCTGGCCGTGTCCGACCGCGTCCTGCTGATGCAGGGCGGGCGGATCACCGGCGAACTCATGCGCGACCAGATCGGGCGTGAGGAAGACCTGCACCACGCTCTGCAAGGGTTCCCACAAGGAGGTGTCACGCATGACTCAATCCACCCTGCCTAA